The Pedobacter ginsengisoli region GCTAAACCTGTAAATAAGAATAGTGTGGTAATTACCAGAGTGTCATTCCTGTTTCTGCGGTACAAAAAGAACAAGCCAGCAATACCTAGTATTAATGGTAAACCATAAAATCTGTTGAATCCTTCATTGTCAACTATACTTGGAGGCAGATTAGTTTGGTTTCCGAGCCTTACAGCATCCAGTGATTTAATGCCGGTTATCCAGTTTCCCTCGCTATAGCCACCCTGACCTTGATTGTCATTTTGCCGACCAACAAAGTTCCAGAAGAAATAGCGCCAGTACATAAAACCTACCTGATAAGATGCAAAAAACTTTAGGTTTTGGGCAAAGGAAGGTGTTTGTCCATCGGCAAGGTTTAGCCATTGCTTGTAAAAATTTATATGACCTGGTTTGTCACTATATGTTCTCGGAAACAATAGATTTTTATCATATTCAATATCTACACCTTTTCCCGAAACCTCATATTTTTCTTTTCCTTTTCTGTACTTAGTGAATGTTTCATTTCCACTAATTTGTCTGGCATCAAAAGTTTGCCCATATAAAAGAGGTGTTTTCTCATAATTTGTACGGCCTAAATATCCATATAGTGCAAATGCATTATCAGGATTTGAAAGGTTTAAACTTGGTTTTGCGTCTGCCCTTATAATGATTAAAAAGTAAGAGCTGAAGCCGAACAACACAAACGTAAGGCATATCATACCCAGGTTAAGGTTGTACTTTTTATGTTTAATGGAGTAGTAAATGGCAAAGCTGATACTGCCAGCCAAAAGTAGTATAAATGCCATAGCACCGTATCCGAAACCAAAACCCAGTGTGTTTACAAAGAACAAGTCGAACTTGGCAGCAAACAATACAAAATATTGAATAATTACAAACTGAACTATTACCCATATAACACCTGCAGCAGCTATTGCTTTAATAATGCCAAAGGTTGTTGGTTTTGCTGTTTTTTTAAAGTAATAAACCAGTACCACAGCCGGAATGGCCAATAAACTTAATAAGTGAACCCCTATAGATAAACCAATTACAAATGCTATAAGCACTAACCAGCGATCATCGGTATGCTGTTCCCATTTTAAAATTGCCCAGAATACAATTGCGGTAAATAATATAGAAAGTGAATATACTTCCGATTCAACGGCTGAGAACCAAAAGGTATCGGAAAAGGTAAATGCCAATGCACCAACTACACCTGTAGCAATAACGGTAAGTGTATCTGCGATTGTTTTTTCCTTTGTGTAAAGTTTATTTGCGATCAGGGTAATAGTCCAGTACAGGAACATTACAGTAGCTGCACTAAAAATTACAGAGCTAAAGTTTATCCAGTAAGCAATTTTTGTAGTATCGCCGCCAGCTAATAAGGAAAATAGTTTTCCTATCATAAGAAACAAGGGAGCGCCAGGCTGATGGCCCACCTGTAATTTATCGGCTGCGGTAATGAATTCTCCGCAGTCCCAAAAACTTACAGTTGGTTCCATAGTCAGCCAGTAGACCACTCCGGCAAAAAGGAAAAGGAGGAAGCCTACAAGATTGTTAATTTTTTGATATCGGTTCATAGTTTGAGGGTAATTTCTTAATAGTAAAAATAACTAAAACATTGAAGGTTAGCTGATTCAGGAATGTTAAAGTATGTTAAAGAATGTTAAAATGGGCAGGAGAATAAACTTTAGTCATCATAAAGTAATTCCGTGTATTTGTGGCAACCCTTTGTTGCTCAATTACGTAAATGATTAAAAGGAATAGTTGATATTCTTTTTTAAGGGAGTTGAATCTATCACGATTAAAGGTGATAGGTGAGGGCGATGAGGTCCCGGAATACAAGTATTCCGGGGCTTTCTTTTTTTATTATACTATTGAAGATATCAATTATGTGAGTTTGCAGCTTCCCAAACAGAGTAGTCAGTTAAAAGCTGTTCATGTTCTGTTATCCATTTTTTCTTTTCTTCCTGATTCGAGCTAAAGCTTATAATGCGCGCTATTAATGGCATAAATTCCGATTTAGATAATTTATAAAAATAATCTGCATAAAAAGACCAGAAAAAATCCTTTTCCTTTTTCTTTTCAGAAAGTTCTCCAACAATTCCAAAGATGGTTTTAAGTTGTAGCTCTAGTTGATCAGCCCCGGTTAAACCAGCCATTTCGGGCGAAAGTGAAGATATTGATAAGGCCAGACTTGCCGCACCTAAATCAGGGTCCTTTTCAGCGGCATTATGGTTAATCGTAATGTTGGTTACACCATCTTTTTTAGTGGTTCCGGAACTGAGAATTGATGTAACATCCTGATAAGCTTTAACAGAGCGCTGGCTATTTGGTTCCAGTATCAGAAAGTTGCAATAGCCAAGTAATGCACAAATTTTGTTACCAGAATCAGCCATGTTAATTAAGCCGTATAATCTGTGGCTGCTGGCATGCTTTGGGTTTAACTGCAATGATTTAGTTAAACATTGTAACGCCTCTTCATTTTTACCCTGTCGGCTATATGTTATTGCAAGGTTAAAATATAAACCCTGATATTCAGGTTGTGCCTTTATACCAAGCTTATAATACTCGATAGCTTTATCAGTTTTTCCCTGGTTATCGTAAATACTACCCAACATATCATAAGCTCCACCTTTGTTAGTAGCATTCCCTTCAATTATCTTATTCAGATATGGAATGGCATCTTTGTCAGATTTAGAACTGAAAAGCGTGTAGGCAATTTCATAATTCGCTGTTGAATTATCAGGGTCTAGCTTTAATGCTTCTTTATATTTTCCAAGAGCCTCTTCAAATTTACCGGCGTCATGAAGTTTAACCCCTTCAGATATTAAGCCATTAATCTGGTTTTTATCCTGGCTTAAAACAGCAGTTGAAATAAATAATGATAGGAGAAAGAGCGATAATTGTTTCATGATCAGAGAAATGGTTATGATAGTTTGGTTATCATAAAGCTAAATTAAATTGATCAATTTTTTGCTGGTTATTTAATAGTGTTGCAGTATTTCGGCATCTATTATTAAATAATTATTGCCTGCACCCTGTGTAAATACCAGGAATTTATTGTGATCAGGTTTTATTTTATATTTTTTTACCAGGTTTTCTGCCTTATCTGGATAGTTTCTGGCAATTAGATTTCTCCTAAGTAACTTTTCCTTTTTAAGATCGCCGGCTGATAAAAGGCTGTTGATCTTAAAAATTCTGCCCGGAAAGGAGGGATCCAAGTGCTCTGAAACATACAGTTGAGTTTGATGGTGGAGTTTTTTTAATTTAAACCTTTTAGCTATCAGGTTAAAAGCTCCACTTTTAAGCAGCGCTGCATCTGGTTCATAAAGGTAGCCAGAAGGATTTTCGCCGAGCAATTCAACTTCCGTTTCTTCCTCACCTTTAATAAATGAGAATTCCTTTTGCAATTCATTTATGGTAACCGCTTTTATTATTGGCTGTTGCGTTGGTTTGTTGCTATCAATAACCCATAGCAATTCCTTGCACTCGTTTTTTAAGCTAACAATATGAACTTCAGAAACATTGCCAAGTTCCTTTAAACCAGCGGTAATATCTAATAATGGGGCAGTTTTAATAATAATGCGTTTTGATTTGGACAATAATAAATCCAAATGCTCAACAACATTCGGAGTGCAGTCCTTTAACATAAAAACTTTGCCTGCCGAACTTCTTCTTGCCGGATCCAGATAGATCGTATCAAAGGTTTCACCAGATTTTTCAAGTACTGCAATGCCATCTTCCGCTAAGCATTTAATATTTGTTTGTCCCAACGCAAGGGCATTATGAGCAGCTATTTCCGAAAGGTCTTTATTGATTTCGCAATGCATTAAGTTTTTAACTGTTTTTGCAAAATAATAACTGTCTACTCCAAAACCCCCGGTAAGATCTATTAAACTGTCGCCAATAGCCAGGCCTGCTTTGTAGGAAGCTGTTGTTTCAGATGAACATTGTTCGATAGAAAGTAAGGCTGGGTAATAAATAGAATACGTTTTATACCAGCTGGGTAGCTTTTTTACCGATTTGTTTTTTGCAGCAATCTGATTAGCCAGCTCCTTGGAACTAACATCTTTAAACGGACTTTTAGACATAGCGAGTTTATGTACATCATCATTTAAATGATTTTTAATGTACTCCTGAACCTCGCTATCTAAAACATGCCTATTCAACTGTTGTCTTGTCCCTCATTACAATCTGACAAGTATATCTGCTTTTAACCTCTAAAAGAATGTTCTTGTTAACAGTTACCCTATCTATGGTTTGCTGGTTGTAGTACCTTATGGTAACTAATTCCAGACCTGTATTATATTTAACCTTATAGTGTTGTGACAGATCGGCTATCAGTGCTTCCAGTTTTTTAGGATCATGATCAAAACTTACCGAAAAACTGATGGCAGAGTTTAGCATGGTGGTAATTTTTACCTTATGCTTATGGAACAGGCTAAAAATATCACTTAAGTTTTCTTCTATAATGAAAGAGAAATCTTTAGGGAAAATAGAGATCAATGCCTGGTTCACCTTAAATATAAAAGATGGAACAGGTAAGTGATTATCAGCACCGGTAATGTCTGTGCCTTCTGCTTTATGATCAAGAAAAGAACGTACATATAAAGGAATGTTCTTATTCTGAATTGGCTTAATAGTTTTAGGGTGGATAATGGTTGCCCCATAGTAAGCAAGTTCAATTGCATCATGATAGGATAAGCGTGGAATCCTTTCCGTTTCATCAAACCACTTAGGGTCTGCGTTTAAAACACCAGGCACATCTTTCCAGATGGTTAGTGAGCTTGCATTCAGGCAGGAAGCAAATATTGCAGCTGAATAATCAGAGCCATCTCTGCCCAGAGTAGTGGTAAAGTTTTCGCTTGTACTTCCAATAAAACCCTGGGTAACGGCAATACACTGTTCTAAAACAGGGTTAAGTTTTTTCTGTATTTCCTGTTCTGTTTTTTCCCAGTTTACCTGTGCCTCGCGGTAGCTGTTATCTGTATGAATAAAATTTCGTGCGTCAACCCATTGTACATTACAACCCGTTTCATTTAAATAGGCTGCGGCTATTTTAGTAGAAACTATTTCGCCTATTGAAACTATCTGATCGTAAATATAATCTGCCGCATCGTCGGGTTCTTCTTCAAGCAACCAGTCTATTTCTACAAATGAATTGGCAACATCGTTATACACCGGGTTACTTTCATCAGGGAATAATTCACCAATGATGCTGAAATGGAATTGTTTTACATCTTCAAATATCTGATGCACATCATTAAGGCCGGTTAAGTAAGCTTTTGTTAATTCCTCTAGCTTATTGGTAACCTTACCCATTGCTGAAATAACGATTAACAGGTTATTTTTTTGATTGCGTTCTATAATGATGTTGGCCAGATTTCTTACCCCTTCGGCATCTTTAACAGATGCTCCTCCAAATTTGTATACCTCCATTAATTTGTGTGACTTAGTAGTGAGTTAGGTTTAGCAATTTCTTTTAATTCGCTGAAAGGAATAACCAATTCTGTTGTACCATAAACATAAGCCTTAATTTCGTAAGGATTGTAAAGGAACATTAAACCCTGATCAGTTATGGTAAAATTATCATTCAGTTTAAATGTGTCTTTTTCAAAGAAATAGCCATCCTTTAAGCTAGCTGTTGCGCTAAGCTTTTCATTTTTTCTGAATATCTTTTCGGCTATTGCAGTAAGCTTTATCATTGAGCCTGGCTGAATTAATGAATCTAAAAGAATTTCCTGATGCGTTACCGGGTTGTAATTAATGTAAGTGAATATGCTGTTTGGATGTGCACCGCCTGCATAATTAACATAGGTGTTTAATAACGACAGGTAGCCCGGTTTTTGCGTAACAACCTTGGCTTTAATGTCTAAAAACCAGGTTTGTGGATAGTCTTTTTCCGATTTTTTAAAATCATCATAGCCTTTAATAAAATCAGACGCATAGTCATTGTAAGTTTTGTAATTTTTACCAGAATCTGCAGTAAGTTTTATTTTGCTTTCAATAAACTGGTTTATTTTTTCGTCATTAAACAAAGGGTAAGAAATAACAGCTTTAGAAGTATCTGTAACCGTCTTGTTTATTGACACAGGCGTTTTGCTGTAAACTTTTACAGAATCATATTTAAAAGTTAATGAATCTGTACTTGTTGCCAGGTTTGCCGTATCAGCAGTATTGCTGCTTTTATTTTCGCTCTGGCAAGCCATAAACCCTATGGCGATAACAAATAGTCCTAATTTTTTCATGTTACTTTGAAATTTGTTCCTTTGTTAAGGATCCGTTTAACCATCCTGCCTCCAGGTCGGCAGCATACTTTTTATAAAAATTAATTGCCGGTTCGTTCCAATCCAACACCTGCCACACCATACCATTGTAGTTCTTCTCTTTTGCTTCTTTAACAACAGTTTCAAAAAGTAGTTTTCCAACCCCTTTTCCTCTACATTCCTCTGTTACAATAAAATCTTCAAGATATAGTCGGGAACCTTTCCAGGTCGAATACCTTACATAATATAATGCAAAGCCAACAATTTTATCATTATCTTCAGCAACAAAAGCTTTCCATACTTTGTTTTCACCAAAACCTGCTTCTGTAAATTCATCCAGTGTTACAGTTACTTCTTCAGGTGCTCTCTCATAAATAGCCAGTTCATTAATTAATTCCAACAATCGCGTACAATCTTCCCGTTCTGCTACTCTTAACGTAATGCTCATTCTGTTTTATAATGTTTAATCTTCCTTTTACCAAAAATACTGCTGCCAACCCTTACCATTGTGCTGCCTGCTTCAATTGCTAGTTTGTAATCGCCAGACATGCCCATCGAGATTTCCTTAAAGTAATCATCTTTTCTAAAAAAGCTTACTTTAATGCCGTCAAAAAGCACTTTTAACTCGGTAAATTCATCAAGCGTTTGCTTTTCAGAAGCGTTGTTACTTGCAATACCCATTAAACCTACAATCCGCACGTTTTTAAGGGCCGTAAATTCATCTGATCTAAGCAGTTCAATCGCTTCGTCAAATCCAAGGCCGAATTTGGTATCCTCATCGGCAATATAAATTTGCAGTAAACAATCAATTACACGCTTATTTTTAGCAGCTTGCTTATTTATCTCGGTTAACAGTTTCAAACTATCAACAGACTGGATCAATTTAACAAAAGGAGCAATGTACTTTACTTTATTGGTTTGCAGATGACCAATCAAGTGCCATTCAATATCTTTAGGCAGTTGTGCTTCTTTATCAGCCAGTTCCTGAACAATGTTTTCTCCAAAAACCCGTTGCCCTGCATTGTATGCTTCCATAATTGCCGCAGGCTCCTGGTATTTCGAAACCGCAATTAATTCTGTCTGCGTACTATCTAATTCTTTTTTATATTCTAATAAGTTATCTGCTATACTCATTTATCAGTATTTTTGGTAAAAATAAGAACCTTAGCGAACTTTGTCTAAGAAATAATGATGTTTTAGCCCATAATGAAGAACTTTATATACACAGCCTTCCTGTTTTTATTTGTTGCAGGCTGTAAGCCAGGTATTCCTTCCGATATTATTCAGCCCGATAAAATGGCTTTAGTATTAAATGATATCCATATTGTAGATGCCTATATTACTACTATACCTTACCTGGATTCCTCAAAAAAGACGGCTGCGGCCTTTTATAATGGCATTTATAAGAGATATGAAATAGACTCAGCGTTGTATGGCAAGAGCATGGCTTACTATAGTCAGCATCCTAAAATATTAGACGAGATCTACACAAAAGTAAC contains the following coding sequences:
- a CDS encoding DUF2723 domain-containing protein, which encodes MNRYQKINNLVGFLLFLFAGVVYWLTMEPTVSFWDCGEFITAADKLQVGHQPGAPLFLMIGKLFSLLAGGDTTKIAYWINFSSVIFSAATVMFLYWTITLIANKLYTKEKTIADTLTVIATGVVGALAFTFSDTFWFSAVESEVYSLSILFTAIVFWAILKWEQHTDDRWLVLIAFVIGLSIGVHLLSLLAIPAVVLVYYFKKTAKPTTFGIIKAIAAAGVIWVIVQFVIIQYFVLFAAKFDLFFVNTLGFGFGYGAMAFILLLAGSISFAIYYSIKHKKYNLNLGMICLTFVLFGFSSYFLIIIRADAKPSLNLSNPDNAFALYGYLGRTNYEKTPLLYGQTFDARQISGNETFTKYRKGKEKYEVSGKGVDIEYDKNLLFPRTYSDKPGHINFYKQWLNLADGQTPSFAQNLKFFASYQVGFMYWRYFFWNFVGRQNDNQGQGGYSEGNWITGIKSLDAVRLGNQTNLPPSIVDNEGFNRFYGLPLILGIAGLFFLYRRNRNDTLVITTLFLFTGLAIIIYLNQDPLQVRERDYAYVGSFYAYAIFIGFGVFAIREWLSRFNAPKLSLVVASLVGLLAAPAIMGVQGWGDHDRSGKTTALEWAKNYLNSCAPNAILFVTADNDTFPLWYAQEVERIRTDIRVVNIQYLSDDSYINQMKLKLNNSAPLPVKMPTEKYVNGVRDYIQYDDFGIKDSVELKDLLSVLTSDEKSDMLPLTDGSFVNFLPTKNFKLTVDPDQLIKTHTISAKDKDKVAKQMEWNYNKNIMFKSDLALLDIIANNNWERPIYFESNVSEDTYVGLGKYLYLEGYALRLLPFKVDPNDTRDKLEKTNSDLMYDNLMHKFDFKGFKTAKYMDPESRRVAQSSWTAYNSLTTNLVMEGKMDKARNILVKSVKDIPLKSYSIDDSINRFQTIQNMYALNEIKAANSLTNETFEFLNKELTYIASLEPERFNAYIRDIKLGMYVLSNLHRVTEGYKQTELSNKIGKKYEELLARFS
- a CDS encoding tetratricopeptide repeat protein, translating into MKQLSLFLLSLFISTAVLSQDKNQINGLISEGVKLHDAGKFEEALGKYKEALKLDPDNSTANYEIAYTLFSSKSDKDAIPYLNKIIEGNATNKGGAYDMLGSIYDNQGKTDKAIEYYKLGIKAQPEYQGLYFNLAITYSRQGKNEEALQCLTKSLQLNPKHASSHRLYGLINMADSGNKICALLGYCNFLILEPNSQRSVKAYQDVTSILSSGTTKKDGVTNITINHNAAEKDPDLGAASLALSISSLSPEMAGLTGADQLELQLKTIFGIVGELSEKKKEKDFFWSFYADYFYKLSKSEFMPLIARIISFSSNQEEKKKWITEHEQLLTDYSVWEAANSHN
- a CDS encoding class I SAM-dependent methyltransferase, which gives rise to MNRHVLDSEVQEYIKNHLNDDVHKLAMSKSPFKDVSSKELANQIAAKNKSVKKLPSWYKTYSIYYPALLSIEQCSSETTASYKAGLAIGDSLIDLTGGFGVDSYYFAKTVKNLMHCEINKDLSEIAAHNALALGQTNIKCLAEDGIAVLEKSGETFDTIYLDPARRSSAGKVFMLKDCTPNVVEHLDLLLSKSKRIIIKTAPLLDITAGLKELGNVSEVHIVSLKNECKELLWVIDSNKPTQQPIIKAVTINELQKEFSFIKGEEETEVELLGENPSGYLYEPDAALLKSGAFNLIAKRFKLKKLHHQTQLYVSEHLDPSFPGRIFKINSLLSAGDLKKEKLLRRNLIARNYPDKAENLVKKYKIKPDHNKFLVFTQGAGNNYLIIDAEILQHY
- a CDS encoding aspartate kinase, encoding MEVYKFGGASVKDAEGVRNLANIIIERNQKNNLLIVISAMGKVTNKLEELTKAYLTGLNDVHQIFEDVKQFHFSIIGELFPDESNPVYNDVANSFVEIDWLLEEEPDDAADYIYDQIVSIGEIVSTKIAAAYLNETGCNVQWVDARNFIHTDNSYREAQVNWEKTEQEIQKKLNPVLEQCIAVTQGFIGSTSENFTTTLGRDGSDYSAAIFASCLNASSLTIWKDVPGVLNADPKWFDETERIPRLSYHDAIELAYYGATIIHPKTIKPIQNKNIPLYVRSFLDHKAEGTDITGADNHLPVPSFIFKVNQALISIFPKDFSFIIEENLSDIFSLFHKHKVKITTMLNSAISFSVSFDHDPKKLEALIADLSQHYKVKYNTGLELVTIRYYNQQTIDRVTVNKNILLEVKSRYTCQIVMRDKTTVE
- a CDS encoding DUF3298 and DUF4163 domain-containing protein, which encodes MKKLGLFVIAIGFMACQSENKSSNTADTANLATSTDSLTFKYDSVKVYSKTPVSINKTVTDTSKAVISYPLFNDEKINQFIESKIKLTADSGKNYKTYNDYASDFIKGYDDFKKSEKDYPQTWFLDIKAKVVTQKPGYLSLLNTYVNYAGGAHPNSIFTYINYNPVTHQEILLDSLIQPGSMIKLTAIAEKIFRKNEKLSATASLKDGYFFEKDTFKLNDNFTITDQGLMFLYNPYEIKAYVYGTTELVIPFSELKEIAKPNSLLSHTN
- a CDS encoding GNAT family N-acetyltransferase, with amino-acid sequence MSITLRVAEREDCTRLLELINELAIYERAPEEVTVTLDEFTEAGFGENKVWKAFVAEDNDKIVGFALYYVRYSTWKGSRLYLEDFIVTEECRGKGVGKLLFETVVKEAKEKNYNGMVWQVLDWNEPAINFYKKYAADLEAGWLNGSLTKEQISK
- a CDS encoding YggS family pyridoxal phosphate-dependent enzyme; protein product: MSIADNLLEYKKELDSTQTELIAVSKYQEPAAIMEAYNAGQRVFGENIVQELADKEAQLPKDIEWHLIGHLQTNKVKYIAPFVKLIQSVDSLKLLTEINKQAAKNKRVIDCLLQIYIADEDTKFGLGFDEAIELLRSDEFTALKNVRIVGLMGIASNNASEKQTLDEFTELKVLFDGIKVSFFRKDDYFKEISMGMSGDYKLAIEAGSTMVRVGSSIFGKRKIKHYKTE